Proteins found in one Geomonas subterranea genomic segment:
- the mtaB gene encoding tRNA (N(6)-L-threonylcarbamoyladenosine(37)-C(2))-methylthiotransferase MtaB, with protein MTKRIAITTLGCKINQFESAAMTEALEQEGYSFVPFTESADIYVINSCTVTAKTDAESRRLIRRATRMNPQARVVVTGCYAQMAGDELLKLPGINLILGNSEKKDIVGFIKGLKDEPQAVVSDISQQRSGEATQLESFAEHTRAFLQVQNGCDARCAYCIVPYARGASRSVAPQEALDGMAAFAAKGFQEIVLTGIHLGAYGLDLDPPTDLLDLMRQAEAQGVVRRLRVGSVEPTEVPAEMISFMAASKMVCPHLHLPLQSGSDGVLSRMNRGYDTALFRSVVEALVAAMPDVCIGSDVIAGFPGETDQEFQETLSFIESLPLAYLHVFPFSQRPGTPAATMAAQVHPRVIKERAEALRVLSEKKKAGYAARFVGRELQVLVQKDEGGRKGLSRNYLPVLIEECEGLVNQEVAVLITGTRAGELTGKLAGAR; from the coding sequence ATGACTAAAAGAATCGCCATCACCACCCTCGGCTGTAAGATCAACCAGTTCGAATCCGCCGCCATGACCGAAGCCCTCGAGCAGGAGGGATACAGCTTCGTCCCCTTCACCGAAAGCGCGGACATCTATGTAATCAACAGCTGCACCGTCACGGCCAAAACCGATGCCGAGTCCCGCCGCCTGATCAGGCGCGCCACCCGGATGAACCCGCAGGCGCGCGTCGTGGTCACCGGCTGCTACGCCCAGATGGCCGGGGACGAACTGCTGAAGCTGCCGGGTATAAACCTTATCCTCGGGAACAGCGAGAAGAAGGACATCGTCGGTTTCATCAAGGGGCTGAAGGATGAGCCGCAGGCGGTGGTGAGCGACATCTCGCAGCAAAGGTCCGGGGAGGCTACGCAACTGGAAAGCTTCGCCGAACACACCCGCGCCTTCCTCCAGGTACAAAACGGCTGCGACGCGCGCTGCGCCTACTGCATCGTCCCTTACGCCCGCGGGGCCAGCAGGAGCGTCGCACCGCAGGAGGCGCTGGACGGGATGGCGGCCTTCGCCGCCAAGGGATTCCAGGAGATCGTGCTGACCGGCATCCACCTGGGCGCCTACGGCCTCGACCTCGACCCTCCCACGGACCTCCTCGACCTGATGCGCCAGGCCGAGGCCCAGGGGGTGGTGAGGCGCCTGCGGGTCGGCTCGGTGGAACCGACCGAGGTGCCGGCGGAGATGATCTCGTTCATGGCCGCTTCGAAGATGGTCTGCCCTCACCTGCACCTGCCGCTGCAAAGCGGCTCCGACGGCGTTTTGTCCCGCATGAACCGCGGCTATGACACCGCGCTGTTCCGCTCCGTCGTCGAGGCGCTGGTCGCCGCCATGCCGGACGTCTGCATCGGCTCAGACGTGATCGCCGGCTTCCCCGGCGAAACCGACCAGGAGTTCCAGGAGACGCTCTCCTTCATCGAGTCGCTCCCTTTGGCCTACCTGCACGTGTTCCCCTTCTCGCAGCGCCCCGGAACACCGGCGGCTACCATGGCGGCCCAGGTGCACCCCAGGGTGATCAAGGAGCGGGCCGAGGCGCTTCGTGTCCTGTCGGAAAAGAAAAAGGCCGGGTACGCGGCGCGCTTCGTGGGGCGGGAACTGCAGGTGCTGGTACAAAAGGATGAAGGGGGTCGCAAGGGATTGTCCAGGAATTACCTTCCGGTGCTCATCGAGGAATGCGAGGGGCTCGTCAACCAGGAGGTCGCCGTGCTGATCACCGGGACCCGCGCGGGTGAACTGACCGGCAAACTGGCTGGGGCGCGCTAA
- the cysE gene encoding serine O-acetyltransferase, with the protein MFARLKSDIKAVFDRDPAARSVLEVIFCYPGLHALWFHRVAHWLWKHEFYFLGRFTSHIGRFMTGIEIHPGATIGKGFFIDHGMGVVIGETAEIGDNVTLYHGVTLGGVSWEKVKRHPTLMDNVVIGSGAKILGPFTVGKGSKIGSNSVVVKEVPANSTVVGIPGRVVMATEKPQDRPDLEHGKMPDPEAKAISCLFDQIRELERKYNVLAAEHEALKKRLG; encoded by the coding sequence ATGTTTGCAAGGTTGAAATCGGACATTAAGGCGGTGTTTGACAGGGATCCGGCGGCAAGGAGCGTGCTGGAGGTGATCTTCTGTTACCCCGGGCTGCACGCGCTCTGGTTTCACCGGGTGGCACACTGGCTGTGGAAGCACGAGTTCTATTTCCTGGGACGGTTCACCTCCCACATCGGCCGGTTCATGACCGGGATCGAGATCCACCCCGGCGCCACTATCGGCAAGGGGTTCTTCATCGACCACGGCATGGGTGTGGTCATCGGTGAGACCGCCGAGATCGGCGACAACGTCACCCTCTACCACGGGGTCACCCTGGGTGGCGTGAGCTGGGAAAAGGTGAAGCGCCACCCCACCCTGATGGACAACGTGGTGATCGGCTCCGGCGCCAAGATCCTCGGCCCCTTCACCGTGGGCAAGGGCAGCAAGATCGGCTCCAACTCGGTCGTCGTGAAGGAAGTTCCCGCCAACTCCACCGTGGTCGGCATCCCCGGGCGCGTGGTGATGGCCACCGAGAAGCCCCAGGACCGCCCGGACCTCGAGCACGGCAAGATGCCCGACCCGGAGGCGAAGGCGATCTCCTGCCTGTTCGACCAGATCCGGGAACTGGAAAGAAAGTACAATGTACTCGCCGCAGAGCACGAGGCGCTCAAGAAGAGGCTCGGGTAA
- the miaA gene encoding tRNA (adenosine(37)-N6)-dimethylallyltransferase MiaA: MIGAGGKAPGTPNLLVILGATASGKTRLGVELAKRLDGEILSADSRQVYRGMDIGTGKDLHEYQGIPYHLIDVAPPGHEFNLFQFQRLFLESFADVTRRGRLPVLVGGSGMYLDCVLRGYRLTEVPEDPALRRELAPLSMPELAERLTRANPRLHNSTDLTDRSRLVRAIEIAEYRGGVEEPWPDIAPFTIGIRWERAQLRERITRRLKERLEAGMVDEVRRLHEAGTGWDKFEFYGLEYRYLARHLKGELTHNDMFQKLNSAIHDFAKKQENWFKRMQSHGTVIHWVEGAGDPLAEALELLDSKGTSF, from the coding sequence TTGATCGGCGCGGGCGGTAAGGCGCCCGGCACCCCGAACCTGCTGGTGATACTCGGGGCGACCGCCTCCGGCAAGACCCGCCTCGGTGTCGAGCTCGCGAAGCGGCTGGACGGCGAGATCCTATCGGCGGACTCGCGCCAGGTCTACCGCGGCATGGACATCGGCACCGGGAAGGACCTGCACGAGTACCAGGGCATCCCCTACCACCTGATCGACGTGGCGCCGCCAGGCCACGAGTTCAACCTGTTCCAGTTCCAACGTCTTTTCCTCGAATCCTTCGCCGACGTCACCCGGCGCGGCAGGCTGCCGGTCCTGGTCGGTGGCAGCGGCATGTACCTCGACTGCGTGCTGCGCGGCTACCGTCTTACCGAGGTACCCGAGGACCCCGCGCTGAGGCGGGAACTCGCGCCTCTCTCCATGCCGGAGCTCGCGGAGCGTCTAACCCGCGCCAATCCCAGGCTGCACAACAGCACCGACCTCACCGACCGCAGCCGCCTCGTGCGAGCCATAGAGATCGCCGAGTACCGGGGGGGCGTGGAAGAGCCCTGGCCCGATATCGCGCCGTTCACCATAGGCATACGCTGGGAGCGCGCGCAGCTTAGGGAGAGGATCACCAGAAGGCTTAAGGAAAGGCTCGAGGCCGGGATGGTCGACGAGGTGCGGCGCCTGCATGAGGCCGGCACCGGCTGGGACAAGTTCGAATTTTACGGCCTGGAGTACCGCTACCTGGCGCGCCACCTGAAGGGGGAGTTGACTCACAACGACATGTTCCAAAAACTCAACTCAGCCATCCACGACTTCGCCAAGAAGCAGGAGAACTGGTTCAAGCGGATGCAAAGCCACGGCACCGTGATCCACTGGGTGGAAGGAGCCGGGGACCCGCTGGCGGAAGCGCTGGAACTGCTAGACAGCAAAGGCACATCATTCTAA
- a CDS encoding S41 family peptidase, with amino-acid sequence MLKKAFAISAVAAVLASIFFLTPLLDKEERARRSEAEYVSMFKEVVDIVRQSYVDKVDDKKLMTGAINGMLAALDPHSTYLPVTEYSEMKVHMAGAFGGVGIELDMRNGKLMVNAPIEDTPAFRAGILAGDHIYQIDGKPTKDLPINECVSRMRGTPGTQVTLTILREGASKPLTFRLTRAIIKTKSLKARLLESGYGYVRIAEFQERTGEDFEKALRTLAADNGAPLSGLILDLRYNPGGLVDQAYRVADRFIGEGLANGDIVTTKGRDAASVHTLTATIGEKEPRYPMVVLINGGSASASEIVAGALQDHKRAVIMGTQSFGKGSVQSVMTLNNGDGLKLTTARYYTPSGRSIQAKGITPDIVVEFAKPAAGKKEKEPDIREQDLDGHMQEVPETKAPAPAPTKPAHPLLPPRVNGAGKEPSEQELLQKDNQMARALELLKGVNVLKKGLVR; translated from the coding sequence ATGCTGAAAAAAGCGTTTGCCATATCGGCCGTTGCCGCCGTCCTGGCCTCCATATTCTTCCTCACACCGCTTTTGGACAAGGAGGAGCGCGCCCGCAGAAGCGAGGCGGAATACGTCTCCATGTTCAAAGAGGTCGTCGACATCGTCAGGCAGAGCTACGTCGACAAGGTCGACGACAAGAAGCTCATGACCGGCGCCATAAACGGAATGCTGGCTGCGCTCGACCCGCACAGCACCTATCTCCCGGTCACGGAATACTCGGAGATGAAGGTGCACATGGCCGGCGCCTTCGGCGGCGTCGGCATAGAGCTGGACATGCGCAACGGCAAGCTGATGGTGAACGCCCCCATCGAGGACACCCCCGCCTTCCGGGCCGGCATCCTGGCAGGCGACCACATCTACCAGATCGACGGCAAGCCGACCAAGGATCTCCCCATCAACGAGTGCGTAAGCCGGATGCGCGGCACCCCGGGGACGCAGGTCACCCTCACCATCCTGAGGGAAGGCGCGTCAAAGCCCCTCACCTTCCGCCTGACCCGCGCCATCATCAAGACCAAGAGCCTCAAGGCGCGGCTGCTGGAATCCGGTTACGGCTACGTCCGCATCGCCGAGTTCCAGGAGCGGACCGGCGAGGATTTCGAGAAGGCGCTGCGGACGCTGGCGGCCGACAACGGCGCCCCCCTGTCCGGCCTCATCCTGGACCTGCGCTACAATCCGGGCGGCCTCGTGGACCAGGCCTACCGCGTCGCCGACCGTTTCATAGGGGAAGGGCTCGCCAACGGCGATATCGTCACCACCAAGGGGCGCGACGCCGCCTCGGTGCACACGCTGACGGCGACCATCGGCGAAAAGGAACCGAGATACCCCATGGTGGTGCTGATCAACGGCGGCTCAGCCTCCGCCTCCGAGATCGTCGCGGGCGCGCTGCAGGACCACAAGCGTGCGGTGATCATGGGGACCCAGAGCTTCGGCAAGGGGAGCGTGCAGTCCGTCATGACCCTCAATAACGGCGACGGCCTGAAGCTCACCACCGCCCGTTACTACACCCCGAGCGGCCGCTCGATCCAGGCCAAGGGGATCACCCCCGACATCGTGGTGGAGTTTGCGAAGCCCGCGGCCGGGAAGAAGGAGAAAGAGCCGGATATCCGCGAGCAGGACCTCGACGGGCACATGCAGGAGGTGCCGGAGACCAAAGCGCCCGCGCCCGCCCCCACCAAGCCCGCGCACCCGCTCCTGCCGCCCCGCGTCAACGGCGCCGGCAAGGAGCCGAGCGAACAGGAGCTGCTGCAAAAGGACAACCAGATGGCCCGTGCCCTGGAACTGCTGAAGGGCGTCAACGTCCTGAAAAAGGGCCTGGTCCGTTGA
- a CDS encoding DUF502 domain-containing protein, whose product MEQLIKHFKGKFITGLFVVVPLGITIFILKFLFNFADGILGSYLDSLLTALIRDHSYIPGLGMLTGVIVIYLSGVLATNVMGTRMLRWWDDLLSRIPLVKSIYNSSKQLTQVFKEGKTSYRRAVFVEWPRPGVRAVGFVTAEVERDGEKLVVVYVPTMPNPTSGFALFFRESEVYDCGMSVEDAVKFVVSGGVVVH is encoded by the coding sequence GTGGAGCAACTTATCAAGCATTTCAAGGGGAAATTCATCACCGGGCTCTTCGTGGTGGTCCCCCTGGGCATCACCATATTCATCCTGAAGTTCCTGTTCAACTTCGCAGACGGCATCCTCGGGAGCTACCTGGACTCGCTGCTGACCGCGCTCATCAGGGACCACTCCTACATCCCCGGTCTTGGGATGCTGACCGGCGTCATCGTCATCTACCTCTCCGGGGTTCTGGCCACCAACGTCATGGGGACCAGGATGCTCCGGTGGTGGGACGACCTCCTCTCCCGCATCCCCCTGGTGAAGTCCATCTACAACTCCAGCAAGCAGCTGACCCAGGTGTTCAAGGAGGGGAAGACCTCCTACCGCAGGGCGGTCTTCGTGGAGTGGCCGCGCCCCGGGGTGCGCGCCGTCGGCTTCGTGACGGCGGAGGTGGAGCGCGACGGCGAGAAGCTGGTGGTGGTTTACGTCCCGACCATGCCCAACCCCACCTCGGGGTTTGCCCTCTTTTTCCGTGAGTCCGAGGTGTACGACTGCGGCATGAGCGTCGAGGATGCGGTGAAGTTCGTGGTTTCCGGCGGCGTCGTGGTCCACTAG
- a CDS encoding D-2-hydroxyacid dehydrogenase — protein sequence MKIVVLDGYTLNPGDNPWDEVAAFGELVVHDRTPEELVLERCRGAQIVLTNKTRLGAATLAQLPGLRLICVLATGYNVVDLVKSAELGIPVVNVPEYGSDSVAQHTIALLLELTNRVAQYHAAVQRGEWTRSADFTLVAQPLTELKGRTLGIVGVGRIGARVAAIAAALGMEILACNPRRHVAPEGMAVTWLELDQLFARADVVTLHCPLTAGNEGLVNAARLRLMQPHALLINTSRGGLVNERDLADALNGGVIAGAAVDVAAIEPIPEESPLLHAGNCIITPHIAWATLAARRRLMATTAGNIASFLAGTPKNVVNGL from the coding sequence GTGAAGATCGTGGTGCTGGATGGCTATACGCTGAACCCCGGGGACAACCCCTGGGATGAGGTTGCCGCCTTCGGAGAACTGGTGGTGCACGACCGGACCCCCGAGGAACTGGTGCTCGAGCGCTGCCGCGGCGCTCAGATCGTTCTCACCAACAAGACCCGTCTCGGCGCGGCGACCCTCGCACAGCTTCCCGGGTTGCGGCTCATCTGCGTGCTGGCGACCGGGTACAACGTGGTTGACCTGGTGAAGTCGGCGGAGCTTGGGATACCGGTGGTCAATGTCCCGGAATACGGCAGCGATTCCGTCGCGCAACACACCATCGCGCTCCTATTGGAGCTGACCAACCGCGTGGCGCAGTATCACGCGGCGGTGCAGCGGGGGGAGTGGACCCGTTCGGCCGATTTCACCCTGGTGGCGCAGCCGCTCACCGAGCTCAAGGGTAGGACGCTTGGGATCGTGGGGGTGGGACGGATCGGCGCCCGGGTGGCCGCCATAGCCGCTGCGCTGGGGATGGAGATCCTCGCATGCAATCCGCGGCGCCATGTGGCGCCGGAGGGGATGGCGGTCACCTGGCTGGAACTGGACCAACTCTTCGCCAGGGCGGATGTGGTCACCCTGCACTGCCCGCTGACTGCCGGGAACGAGGGGCTCGTCAACGCCGCCCGGCTCCGCCTGATGCAGCCCCACGCGCTGCTCATCAACACCTCGCGCGGAGGGTTGGTCAACGAACGCGACCTGGCCGATGCGCTCAACGGCGGCGTCATCGCCGGAGCCGCCGTCGACGTGGCCGCCATCGAGCCGATCCCGGAAGAAAGCCCGCTGCTTCACGCCGGCAATTGCATCATCACCCCGCACATCGCCTGGGCCACCCTGGCCGCCCGGCGCCGCCTGATGGCAACCACGGCCGGCAACATAGCCTCCTTTCTCGCAGGTACCCCCAAAAACGTGGTGAACGGGCTGTAG